The Ictalurus punctatus breed USDA103 chromosome 9, Coco_2.0, whole genome shotgun sequence genome contains a region encoding:
- the clic5a gene encoding chloride intracellular channel protein 5a isoform X4 codes for MILWLKGVVFNVTTVDLKRKPPDLHNLAPGTHPPFLTFNGEVRTDVNKIEEYLEEMLAPPKYPKLATKNRESNTAGNDIFAKFSAYIKNTKPEANTSLQRGLLKTLKKLDDFLNSPLPEEIDADSMEEEKCSNRKYLDGNELTLADCNLLPKLHVVKVVSKKYRNFEIPSEYSGVWRYLQNAYARDEFTNTCAADREIELAYQDVARRLGK; via the exons ATGATCTTATGGCTGAAAGGGGTGGTATTCAATGTCACCACTGTTGATCTGAAAAG GAAACCACCAGATCTACATAATCTGGCACCTGGAACACACCCACCTTTTCTCACCTTCAATGGCGAGGTGCGGACTGATGTCAACAAGATCGAGGAGTACCTAGAGGAGATGCTAGCTCCTCCAAA GTACCCAAAACTAGCAACAAAAAACAGGGAATCAAATACAGCAGGAAATGACATCTTCGCTAAGTTCTCTGCATACATAAAGAACACAAAACCTGAGGCTAATACAA GTCTACAGCGAGGTTTACTGAAGACTCTGAAGAAACTAGATGACTTCCTTAACTCTCCTCTACCGGAGGAGATCGATGCAGATAGCATGGAGGAGGAAAAGTGCTCCAATCGTAAATATCTTGATGGCAATGAATTAACACTCGCAGACTGCAACCTTCTCCCTAAACTTCATGTTGTCAAG GTAGTATCTAAGAAATACCGTAACTTTGAGATACCTTCAGAGTACAGTGGAGTTTGGCGCTATCTACAGAACGCCTATGCGCGGGACGAGTTCACCAACACGTGTGCAGCTGACAGAGAGATCGAACTAGCTTACCAGGATGTAGCCAGACGGCTGGGGAAGTGA
- the clic5a gene encoding chloride intracellular channel protein 5a isoform X2 → MEALPSNLQDLKDLLLTSWCQIPQHTFRSLVESMPRRVRAVWLGLHYIRHYIAGSDGESIGNCPFSQRLFMILWLKGVVFNVTTVDLKRKPPDLHNLAPGTHPPFLTFNGEVRTDVNKIEEYLEEMLAPPKYPKLATKNRESNTAGNDIFAKFSAYIKNTKPEANTSLQRGLLKTLKKLDDFLNSPLPEEIDADSMEEEKCSNRKYLDGNELTLADCNLLPKLHVVKYLRNTVTLRYLQSTVEFGAIYRTPMRGTSSPTRVQLTERSN, encoded by the exons atggaggctctACCTTctaacttacaggacttaaaggatcttctGCTAActtcttggtgccagataccacagcacaccttcagaagtcttgtggagtccatgcctcgacgggtcagagctgtttggTTGGGCCTGCACTATATCAGGCATTATATT GCaggcagtgatggagagagcATTGGGAACTGTCCCTTCTCCCAAAGACTCTTCATGATCTTATGGCTGAAAGGGGTGGTATTCAATGTCACCACTGTTGATCTGAAAAG GAAACCACCAGATCTACATAATCTGGCACCTGGAACACACCCACCTTTTCTCACCTTCAATGGCGAGGTGCGGACTGATGTCAACAAGATCGAGGAGTACCTAGAGGAGATGCTAGCTCCTCCAAA GTACCCAAAACTAGCAACAAAAAACAGGGAATCAAATACAGCAGGAAATGACATCTTCGCTAAGTTCTCTGCATACATAAAGAACACAAAACCTGAGGCTAATACAA GTCTACAGCGAGGTTTACTGAAGACTCTGAAGAAACTAGATGACTTCCTTAACTCTCCTCTACCGGAGGAGATCGATGCAGATAGCATGGAGGAGGAAAAGTGCTCCAATCGTAAATATCTTGATGGCAATGAATTAACACTCGCAGACTGCAACCTTCTCCCTAAACTTCATGTTGTCAAG TATCTAAGAAATACCGTAACTTTGAGATACCTTCAGAGTACAGTGGAGTTTGGCGCTATCTACAGAACGCCTATGCGCGGGACGAGTTCACCAACACGTGTGCAGCTGACAGAGAGATCGAACTAG
- the clic5a gene encoding chloride intracellular channel protein 5a isoform X3: MTELVSSNEEDKDPDIELFVKAGSDGESIGNCPFSQRLFMILWLKGVVFNVTTVDLKRKPPDLHNLAPGTHPPFLTFNGEVRTDVNKIEEYLEEMLAPPKYPKLATKNRESNTAGNDIFAKFSAYIKNTKPEANTSLQRGLLKTLKKLDDFLNSPLPEEIDADSMEEEKCSNRKYLDGNELTLADCNLLPKLHVVKVVSKKYRNFEIPSEYSGVWRYLQNAYARDEFTNTCAADREIELAYQDVARRLGK, from the exons ATGACAGAATTGGTCTCTTCAAATGAAGAGGATAAGGATCCTGACATTGAGCTGTTCGTAAAG GCaggcagtgatggagagagcATTGGGAACTGTCCCTTCTCCCAAAGACTCTTCATGATCTTATGGCTGAAAGGGGTGGTATTCAATGTCACCACTGTTGATCTGAAAAG GAAACCACCAGATCTACATAATCTGGCACCTGGAACACACCCACCTTTTCTCACCTTCAATGGCGAGGTGCGGACTGATGTCAACAAGATCGAGGAGTACCTAGAGGAGATGCTAGCTCCTCCAAA GTACCCAAAACTAGCAACAAAAAACAGGGAATCAAATACAGCAGGAAATGACATCTTCGCTAAGTTCTCTGCATACATAAAGAACACAAAACCTGAGGCTAATACAA GTCTACAGCGAGGTTTACTGAAGACTCTGAAGAAACTAGATGACTTCCTTAACTCTCCTCTACCGGAGGAGATCGATGCAGATAGCATGGAGGAGGAAAAGTGCTCCAATCGTAAATATCTTGATGGCAATGAATTAACACTCGCAGACTGCAACCTTCTCCCTAAACTTCATGTTGTCAAG GTAGTATCTAAGAAATACCGTAACTTTGAGATACCTTCAGAGTACAGTGGAGTTTGGCGCTATCTACAGAACGCCTATGCGCGGGACGAGTTCACCAACACGTGTGCAGCTGACAGAGAGATCGAACTAGCTTACCAGGATGTAGCCAGACGGCTGGGGAAGTGA
- the clic5a gene encoding chloride intracellular channel protein 5a isoform X1, with protein MEALPSNLQDLKDLLLTSWCQIPQHTFRSLVESMPRRVRAVWLGLHYIRHYIAGSDGESIGNCPFSQRLFMILWLKGVVFNVTTVDLKRKPPDLHNLAPGTHPPFLTFNGEVRTDVNKIEEYLEEMLAPPKYPKLATKNRESNTAGNDIFAKFSAYIKNTKPEANTSLQRGLLKTLKKLDDFLNSPLPEEIDADSMEEEKCSNRKYLDGNELTLADCNLLPKLHVVKVVSKKYRNFEIPSEYSGVWRYLQNAYARDEFTNTCAADREIELAYQDVARRLGK; from the exons atggaggctctACCTTctaacttacaggacttaaaggatcttctGCTAActtcttggtgccagataccacagcacaccttcagaagtcttgtggagtccatgcctcgacgggtcagagctgtttggTTGGGCCTGCACTATATCAGGCATTATATT GCaggcagtgatggagagagcATTGGGAACTGTCCCTTCTCCCAAAGACTCTTCATGATCTTATGGCTGAAAGGGGTGGTATTCAATGTCACCACTGTTGATCTGAAAAG GAAACCACCAGATCTACATAATCTGGCACCTGGAACACACCCACCTTTTCTCACCTTCAATGGCGAGGTGCGGACTGATGTCAACAAGATCGAGGAGTACCTAGAGGAGATGCTAGCTCCTCCAAA GTACCCAAAACTAGCAACAAAAAACAGGGAATCAAATACAGCAGGAAATGACATCTTCGCTAAGTTCTCTGCATACATAAAGAACACAAAACCTGAGGCTAATACAA GTCTACAGCGAGGTTTACTGAAGACTCTGAAGAAACTAGATGACTTCCTTAACTCTCCTCTACCGGAGGAGATCGATGCAGATAGCATGGAGGAGGAAAAGTGCTCCAATCGTAAATATCTTGATGGCAATGAATTAACACTCGCAGACTGCAACCTTCTCCCTAAACTTCATGTTGTCAAG GTAGTATCTAAGAAATACCGTAACTTTGAGATACCTTCAGAGTACAGTGGAGTTTGGCGCTATCTACAGAACGCCTATGCGCGGGACGAGTTCACCAACACGTGTGCAGCTGACAGAGAGATCGAACTAGCTTACCAGGATGTAGCCAGACGGCTGGGGAAGTGA
- the fam167aa gene encoding protein FAM167A encodes MSIKTMPVPQTLMVTRNKPDEDSGVSVTQDDHLSSLKALAEKLHLETKRPSHMEWRFQLESLRTKALETSVSVKEGHIRSWSSLKWTKSSLDFPVNKPQRHPPERLKGFGSVTEALEWLRKELREMRVQDQQLALQLMRLHGDLNKLKIEQACKQHRKMLNDATFELEERYEMLDLLCDVPVTSGFGLSAPLKLIGITKMNISSRRFSLC; translated from the exons ATGTCCATAAAAACAATGCCAGTCCCTCAGACCCTGATGGTAACCCGAAACAAACCAGATGAGGACAGTGGTGTTTCAGTGACTCAGGATGACCATCTTTCCAGTCTGAAGGCTTTGGCTGAGAAGCTACACCTTGAGACAAAGAGGCCTTCACATATGGAGTGGAGGTTTCAGCTAGAGAGTCTGAGAACCAAAGCTCTGGAGACATCAGTTTCTGTTAAAGAAGGACACATACGATCCTGGAGTTCTCTGAAGTGGACAAAATCATCATTGGACTTTCCTGTAAACAAGCCCCAAAGGCATCCACCTGAGAGACTGAAAGGGTTTGGAAGTGTTACTGAGGCACTGGAATGGCTTAGAAAAGAGTTG AGGGAGATGCGTGTACAGGACCAGCAGCTAGCTCTCCAGCTTATGCGTTTACACGGTGATCTTAACAAGCTCAAAATTGAGCAGGCATGTAAACAGCATCGCAAGATGCTAAATGATGCTACGTTTGAGCTGGAGGAGCGCTATGAGATGTTGGACCTGCTTTGTGATGTCCCTGTCACCTCTGGATTTGGCCTCTCCGCACCACTGAAGCTCATTGGCATCACAAAGATGAACATCAGCTCCCGTCGCTTCTCCCTATGCTAA
- the enpp4 gene encoding bis(5'-adenosyl)-triphosphatase enpp4, protein MLLQALLCVLAACYEPAATLNASSDEQKGDGKDVTPLLLVSFDGFRADYLEKYPLPNLQKFFSDGVLIDHLSNVFTTKTFPNHYSFATGLYAESHGILASRMYDSETKKFFTVHNSNDSFWWNEATPIWVSVQNWNYKSAAAMWPGTDVMIQNRTATHFLKYDSKVRFNVRLENITKWLTEDNLVKFAALYWEEPDNTGHKYGPENTTMMAKVLKEVDDHVGFLMDHLNQTGLWGKINVIITSDHGMVQCSEDRLIKLDDCVDRKSYILVDTTPVAAIIPLNDSAELYKNLSNCNVHMKAYMKAAIPDRLHYRNNKRIQPIILIADEGWTIVQQGNLPRLGDHGYDNSLPSMHPFLAAQGPAFRKGYRMNTINSVDLYPLMCNLLGIPEVPNNGSFTNVRCMLLKEKCSDLAAVIGIVIGALIVLTTITFLFRLLKNRERSLSQPFARLELEDDDDEPLLE, encoded by the exons ATGCTTCTCCAGGCTCTTCTGTGTGTACTAGCAGCATGTTATGAACCAGCAGCCACTCTGAATGCATCAAGCGATGAACAGAAAGGCGATGGAAAAGATGTAACCCCACTACTGCTTGTATCATTTGATGGTTTCCGTGCAGACTATCTGGAAAAATACCCATTACCTAATCTGCAGAAATTCTTCTCTGATGGTGTTCTTATTGATCACCTTAGCAATGTCTTTACTACTAAAACCTTTCCCAACCATTACAGTTTTGCCACTGGATTGTATGCGGAAAGTCATGGAATTCTGGCAAGTCGCATGTATGACTCGGAGACAAAAAAGTTTTTTACTGTTCATAATTCTAATGATTCTTTCTGGTGGAACGAAGCGACACCGATTTGGGTGTCTGTGCAGAACTGGAATTATAAATCTGCAGCTGCAATGTGGCCAGGAACAGATGTGATGATCCAAAACCGTACCGcgacacattttttaaaatatgactCAAAGGTTAGATTTAATGTAAGACTggaaaacataacaaaatggCTCACTGAAGACAATTTGGTCAAGTTTGCTGCTCTGTACTGGGAAGAACCTGATAATACTGGACACAAATATGGACCAGAAAACACCACAATGATGGCCAAGGTACTGAAAGAGGTAGACGACCATGTAGGTTTTCTGATGGACCATCTCAACCAGACAGGACTATGGGGGAAAATTAATGTGATTATTACTAGTGATCATGGCATGGTGCAGTGCTCCGAAGACCGACTTATTAAGCTTGATGACTGTGTCGATCGGAAAAGCTATATTTTGGTGGACACCACTCCAGTTGCTGCCATCATACCACTCAATG attcCGCAGAGCTGTACAAAAACCTTAGCAACTGCAATGTGCACATGAAAGCTTACATGAAAGCTGCAATACCTGACCGGCTgcactacagaaacaataaacGCATTCAGCCTATCATCCTGATTGCTGATGAAGGTTGGACAATTGTCCAGCAAGGCAACCTCCCAAGAT TGGGTGATCATGGCTATGATAATTCTTTGCCCAGCATGCAccccttcctggcagctcaggGCCCTGCCTTTCGGAAAGGCTATCGGATGAACACCATCAACAGCGTGGATCTCTACCCACTCATGTGCAACCTCCTGGGCATCCCTGAGGTGCCCAATAACGGCAGCTTCACCAACGTGCGCTGCATGCTGCTCAAGGAGAAGTGCTCAGACCTGGCAGCGGTGATCGGCATCGTCATCGGCGCCCTCATAGTGCTCACCACCATCACCTTCCTCTTCAGACTGCTAAAGAACAGAGAGCGTTCCTTGTCACAGCCGTTTGCCCGCTTAGAGCTGGAGGACGACGACGACGAGCCTTTGCTTGAATGA